In one Butyrivibrio proteoclasticus B316 genomic region, the following are encoded:
- the rsmA gene encoding 16S rRNA (adenine(1518)-N(6)/adenine(1519)-N(6))-dimethyltransferase RsmA produces the protein MAYLGNPARTKEVLAKFGMSAKKKFGQNFLIDSGVLDGIVSAAGVTKDDCVLEIGPGIGSLTQYLAESAGKVVAVEIDKTLIPVLADTLSEYDNVTVINEDVLKVDIEAIVKEYNGGNPIKVVANLPYYITTPIIMKLFESGAPIESITVMVQKEVADRMAMGPGNKDYGSLSLAVGYYAKASEVMDVPPSSFIPQPGVGSAVVKLTRYSEPAVCVQDEKYMFEIIRTSFNQRRKTLSNSLANNPALRVSRDQVQAALAEMGIDEKARGEILSLEQFARLSDILQRSSAMIN, from the coding sequence ATGGCATATTTAGGAAATCCGGCAAGGACCAAAGAAGTACTGGCAAAGTTTGGTATGAGTGCCAAGAAGAAATTTGGGCAGAACTTTTTAATAGATAGTGGTGTTCTTGATGGGATAGTTAGCGCGGCTGGAGTGACCAAAGATGACTGCGTACTGGAAATCGGACCGGGAATAGGAAGTCTTACCCAGTATCTTGCTGAGTCTGCGGGTAAAGTGGTTGCTGTTGAAATCGATAAGACGCTCATTCCTGTTCTTGCAGATACTTTATCAGAGTATGACAATGTAACTGTAATAAATGAGGATGTTCTCAAAGTAGATATAGAAGCAATTGTTAAAGAGTATAATGGCGGCAATCCTATTAAGGTTGTTGCAAATCTTCCCTACTATATTACAACTCCAATCATCATGAAGCTCTTTGAAAGTGGCGCTCCTATAGAGAGCATCACAGTAATGGTGCAGAAAGAAGTTGCTGATCGTATGGCTATGGGACCTGGCAACAAGGACTATGGATCTCTTTCTCTTGCTGTGGGATATTATGCCAAGGCTAGCGAAGTTATGGACGTTCCGCCCAGCAGTTTTATTCCTCAGCCAGGAGTAGGTTCTGCTGTTGTTAAACTCACAAGATACAGCGAGCCTGCTGTTTGTGTGCAGGATGAAAAATACATGTTTGAGATCATCAGGACTTCTTTTAACCAAAGAAGAAAAACCTTGTCTAATTCTCTTGCAAATAATCCTGCACTGAGGGTTTCAAGAGATCAGGTCCAGGCGGCCTTAGCAGAAATGGGAATTGACGAAAAAGCACGTGGGGAAATTCTAAGTTTAGAGCAGTTTGCAAGGCTTTCTGATATTTTACAAAGAAGTAGTGCTATGATAAACTAG
- a CDS encoding DUF3810 domain-containing protein, whose product MKKGRSSFSLPIIIVILLCVLFNLAAWKSAAFSDFYVTYVFPVITSAYGRITSLVGFSVGEKMLVAVVLYLAVVVVFIVFHTILMAIGKLRNNNGKRYLLIRKKSDAFSNILYRVTPVLLAITTVVMSLNCFVLYHCSKLEVAGLPREDEYNLAELTELRDFIVRKCNELSKQVPHDENGNVKFEGDMAQTAIDAMQNISGDYPRLSGYYVKPKALFFSDFMCQQFMQGYYFPFSMEANYNDTMNMLNKPFTMCHELAHTHGYIYEDEANFFGFLACISSDNIVFQYSGYLGVLNYVNNDFYKAVSEKEYKSHVKISDRVKYDNQFLSQEGWQEVEKKAVIKTATVKKAADAFIDTNLKVNGVESGKVSYAHVVGLIMDYYYDNSVLASAG is encoded by the coding sequence ATGAAGAAAGGGAGAAGTTCTTTTTCTTTACCTATTATCATAGTTATTTTGTTATGCGTACTCTTTAATTTGGCTGCATGGAAAAGTGCGGCTTTTTCTGACTTCTATGTCACATATGTTTTTCCGGTAATTACAAGTGCATATGGCAGGATTACAAGTCTGGTGGGATTTTCTGTTGGAGAAAAAATGCTTGTGGCGGTAGTTCTGTATCTGGCTGTAGTGGTGGTATTTATTGTTTTTCACACAATCCTTATGGCTATTGGCAAGCTTAGGAATAATAATGGAAAAAGATATCTCTTAATTAGAAAAAAGAGCGATGCATTTTCTAATATTCTATACAGAGTTACACCTGTTCTTCTTGCAATTACCACTGTGGTGATGAGTCTTAACTGCTTTGTTCTGTATCATTGCTCCAAGCTTGAGGTTGCTGGATTACCAAGAGAAGACGAATATAATCTGGCTGAACTGACTGAGCTAAGGGACTTTATAGTGCGCAAGTGTAATGAATTATCCAAACAGGTTCCCCATGATGAGAATGGCAATGTGAAGTTTGAAGGGGATATGGCTCAGACAGCAATCGACGCCATGCAGAACATTTCGGGCGATTATCCCAGACTTTCAGGGTATTACGTTAAGCCCAAAGCACTTTTCTTTTCTGACTTCATGTGTCAGCAGTTTATGCAGGGGTATTACTTCCCGTTTTCAATGGAAGCTAATTACAATGACACGATGAATATGCTCAACAAGCCATTTACTATGTGCCATGAGCTTGCCCATACTCACGGATATATATATGAAGATGAAGCAAACTTCTTTGGATTCCTGGCTTGTATAAGTTCAGATAACATTGTATTCCAGTACAGCGGATACCTTGGAGTACTCAATTACGTTAATAATGATTTCTATAAGGCTGTCAGTGAAAAAGAGTATAAGTCCCATGTGAAGATATCTGACAGGGTTAAATATGACAATCAGTTTTTGTCTCAGGAAGGCTGGCAGGAAGTAGAGAAAAAGGCTGTGATAAAGACAGCTACTGTAAAAAAGGCAGCAGATGCATTTATTGATACTAACCTTAAAGTAAATGGAGTAGAGTCGGGAAAAGTAAGCTACGCGCATGTTGTTGGCCTTATCATGGATTACTACTACGATAATTCTGTTTTGGCATCAGCGGGTTAA
- a CDS encoding M48 family metallopeptidase, whose translation MQNIELIRSNRKTIAIEVTKDLRVIVRAPLKVSIKEINRFVGEKSDWIEKSLKKMQERANEAPKGKALSEQDIKLLVTRAKRILPPKVDKYAKIIGVDYNHITIRLQKSRWGSCSGKGNLNFNCLLMRAPEEIIDYVVVHELCHRLEMNHSDRFWAHVERVIPDYKERRKWLKEHGSELSYM comes from the coding sequence ATGCAGAACATAGAACTAATTAGAAGTAATAGAAAAACAATAGCTATAGAAGTGACCAAGGATTTAAGGGTTATAGTCAGAGCGCCACTAAAGGTATCTATTAAAGAAATAAACCGTTTTGTTGGGGAGAAGTCCGACTGGATAGAAAAAAGCCTTAAAAAGATGCAGGAAAGGGCAAATGAGGCACCAAAGGGGAAAGCATTATCAGAACAGGATATAAAGCTTCTTGTGACAAGGGCGAAAAGGATCTTGCCGCCTAAGGTTGATAAATATGCCAAGATAATTGGAGTTGACTATAACCATATTACCATCAGACTTCAGAAGAGCAGATGGGGAAGTTGTTCGGGGAAAGGCAATCTGAATTTTAACTGCCTTTTGATGCGAGCACCGGAAGAAATAATTGATTATGTCGTAGTACATGAATTGTGTCATAGATTAGAAATGAATCATTCTGACAGATTCTGGGCACATGTTGAGAGAGTAATTCCTGATTATAAAGAAAGAAGGAAATGGCTCAAAGAGCATGGGAGTGAGCTTAGTTATATGTGA
- the sufC gene encoding Fe-S cluster assembly ATPase SufC, with protein sequence MSEQSLLQVKDLSVSIDNELPILHNINLDIKPGETHVLMGPNGAGKSTLGFTLMGNPHYNVTNGSITFEGQDITDASSDKRAKAGMFLSFQNPYEVPGISLSSFIRNAYHAQTGAPVKLLAFQKSLKAAMEILSMDESYADRDLNVGFSGGEKKKAEILQLLMLNPKFAILDETDSGLDVDAVRTVSKGIEEYQKKKDGALLIITHSTKILESLHVDYTHVLVKGNIVHTGDGSLVDEINANGFERFV encoded by the coding sequence ATGTCAGAACAGTCTTTATTACAGGTCAAGGATTTATCAGTATCAATAGATAATGAACTTCCTATACTTCATAATATCAACCTGGATATCAAGCCGGGCGAGACTCACGTGCTCATGGGACCAAACGGAGCAGGTAAGTCAACTCTTGGATTTACTCTAATGGGTAACCCACATTATAACGTAACTAATGGTAGCATCACATTTGAGGGACAGGACATCACAGATGCTTCTTCTGATAAGAGAGCCAAGGCTGGAATGTTCCTTTCATTCCAGAATCCATATGAGGTTCCCGGAATATCTCTTAGCAGCTTTATCAGAAATGCATATCATGCTCAGACAGGTGCTCCTGTTAAGCTTCTTGCATTCCAGAAATCACTTAAGGCAGCCATGGAGATACTTTCTATGGATGAATCTTATGCAGACAGAGATCTTAATGTAGGATTTTCAGGTGGTGAGAAAAAGAAGGCTGAGATTCTGCAGCTTCTTATGCTCAACCCTAAGTTTGCAATACTTGATGAGACTGATTCAGGTCTTGATGTAGATGCTGTTCGTACAGTATCCAAGGGTATTGAAGAATATCAGAAAAAGAAGGATGGAGCTCTTCTTATAATTACACACAGTACTAAGATTTTGGAATCTCTCCATGTTGATTATACACATGTACTCGTTAAGGGTAACATTGTTCATACCGGCGACGGTTCACTTGTTGATGAGATCAATGCAAACGGATTTGAGAGATTTGTATAA
- a CDS encoding Fur family transcriptional regulator — translation MSCKIHPESYDEIIERNWPEGFKKTKQRIDIYKILYSNHEPLSAAEIYSLLNNEHPKEMYAFSTIYRNLIAFEKAGVISKTILSTEENAVYELNNGKHRHYAVCLKCHKKIPLGTCPLHEISHEIEHSIPGFEITGHNLEVYGYCNDCK, via the coding sequence ATGAGCTGTAAGATACACCCCGAATCGTACGATGAGATAATAGAGAGAAACTGGCCTGAAGGATTTAAGAAGACCAAGCAGAGAATAGATATCTACAAGATACTATACTCAAATCACGAACCTCTTTCAGCAGCGGAGATATACTCTCTTCTCAATAATGAACATCCCAAGGAGATGTATGCTTTTTCAACTATTTATAGGAATCTCATAGCCTTTGAAAAAGCAGGAGTAATATCCAAAACCATTTTATCTACTGAAGAAAATGCTGTTTATGAACTCAATAATGGTAAGCACAGACATTACGCAGTCTGTCTCAAATGTCACAAAAAAATACCTCTTGGCACTTGTCCGCTCCATGAGATCAGCCACGAAATAGAGCATTCTATTCCCGGCTTTGAGATAACCGGACATAACCTTGAAGTATACGGCTATTGTAATGATTGTAAGTAA
- a CDS encoding SufB/SufD family protein: MNTDLNMKVNVLPVYTYNFLKVNDSTIDASDIKIDTVDCPKPDAVPQGVTLNSGVAFEEAGEIFRANKDKILVSTGVPGEPNGDTSARDSEQVIRTGMGVDVDKLFISAGATCDVYTVDEGAIVEQPVVIRFDMKDGQGCLASNVIHARKNSEVTVIMDYASGEDKEASGFLGVSTRVLVEEGARVNLVKTQMLGNGYLHFDDLGGVCFEKGAIRLVGLELGAKKVWNGSYINLATKESDFTSDIGFLGRDDHQIDINYVADHRGKKTNALMQFKGVLMDEAQKTLRFTIDFKNGSAGSVGDEQEDVLLLGEDVINRTMPIILCQEEDVDGRHGATIGQLGEDLLFYMQSRGIDEEEAKRIMIRQDLTVLQGLSRMRLLCREFSIIFRK, encoded by the coding sequence ATGAATACAGATTTGAATATGAAGGTTAATGTACTTCCGGTTTATACCTACAATTTTCTCAAGGTTAACGATAGTACAATTGATGCTTCAGACATAAAAATAGATACAGTAGATTGCCCTAAGCCGGACGCAGTTCCTCAGGGCGTTACACTTAATAGCGGCGTCGCATTTGAGGAGGCAGGCGAAATCTTTAGGGCTAATAAAGACAAGATCCTTGTTTCTACAGGAGTTCCCGGAGAGCCAAATGGTGATACTTCTGCTAGAGATTCCGAGCAGGTTATCAGAACAGGAATGGGAGTAGATGTTGATAAGCTCTTTATTTCAGCTGGAGCTACATGTGATGTCTACACAGTAGATGAAGGTGCTATTGTTGAGCAGCCTGTAGTTATTCGTTTTGATATGAAAGATGGACAGGGATGCCTTGCATCTAATGTCATACATGCCAGAAAGAATTCTGAAGTAACAGTTATTATGGACTATGCTTCAGGAGAAGATAAAGAAGCGTCCGGATTCCTTGGCGTTAGCACCAGAGTTTTGGTAGAAGAGGGGGCAAGAGTTAATCTTGTTAAGACTCAGATGCTTGGAAATGGATACCTTCATTTTGATGATCTTGGCGGTGTGTGTTTTGAGAAGGGTGCTATCAGACTTGTAGGATTAGAGCTTGGAGCCAAGAAGGTTTGGAATGGGAGCTACATTAACCTGGCAACAAAAGAGTCAGATTTTACCAGTGATATAGGATTTCTTGGAAGAGATGATCATCAGATCGACATAAATTATGTTGCTGATCACAGGGGAAAAAAGACCAATGCTCTTATGCAGTTTAAGGGTGTGTTGATGGATGAAGCCCAGAAAACTCTGAGATTTACTATTGATTTTAAAAATGGAAGTGCCGGCTCTGTAGGTGATGAGCAGGAAGATGTACTTCTTTTGGGAGAAGATGTAATTAACCGTACAATGCCAATTATTCTCTGTCAGGAAGAAGATGTTGACGGAAGACATGGAGCTACGATTGGTCAGCTTGGCGAAGATCTTTTGTTCTATATGCAGTCAAGAGGTATAGATGAAGAAGAGGCTAAGAGGATCATGATCAGGCAAGACTTGACAGTGTTGCAAGGCTTATCCCGGATGCGGCTCTTATGCAGAGAGTTCAGTATTATATTCAGGAAATAA
- the sufU gene encoding Fe-S cluster assembly sulfur transfer protein SufU yields the protein MELKQLYREIVNEHNLHPVNKGKIENPDLVLRGVNPSCGDDITLYLKLDGDTIKEASYDGNGCAISQASVDMMVDQILGKNKEEAIKLAGTFMGMIKGEITDEESIEALDEAAALQDVAHMPARVKCAVLGWHTMQEMLEHPEKAQENL from the coding sequence ATGGAGCTTAAGCAGTTATACCGTGAAATAGTCAATGAACACAATCTTCACCCTGTTAATAAGGGCAAAATTGAGAACCCGGATCTTGTCCTTAGAGGTGTTAATCCAAGCTGTGGAGATGATATTACACTATATCTTAAACTTGATGGAGATACTATTAAAGAGGCTTCTTACGATGGAAACGGGTGCGCGATTTCACAGGCATCAGTTGACATGATGGTTGATCAGATACTTGGCAAGAACAAGGAAGAAGCTATTAAACTTGCAGGAACATTTATGGGAATGATCAAGGGTGAGATTACAGACGAAGAGAGTATAGAGGCTTTGGATGAAGCAGCTGCCCTTCAGGATGTAGCTCATATGCCTGCAAGAGTTAAATGTGCAGTACTTGGCTGGCATACAATGCAGGAGATGCTGGAGCACCCTGAGAAAGCTCAGGAGAATTTGTAA
- a CDS encoding putative manganese transporter, protein MELILDVVLDALIDSLKILPFLFITYLIMEYLEHKTAEFTSGIVEKTEYFGPLWGGLIGVFPQCGFSAAASNLYAGRVITLGTLIAIYLSTSDEMVPLFISEQVPIPTMIKILAIKALIGIIAGFIIDFIVHAYHKAHSKSANDPVRIEALCEKEHCHCDDEEDTGFLGIAKSALVHTIHIFLFVLALSLILNLVIELIGSDNVALLLKTSPVISHILAGIVGLIPNCAASVIITELYLDQMITLGTMMSGLLVGAGIGLLVLFRVNDDKKENINIAILLFAIGTVVGLLIDLLGITI, encoded by the coding sequence ATGGAACTTATTTTAGACGTAGTACTAGATGCACTTATAGATTCACTCAAGATCCTTCCTTTCTTATTTATTACATATCTTATTATGGAATATCTTGAGCACAAGACTGCCGAGTTTACTTCAGGTATTGTAGAGAAGACTGAGTACTTTGGCCCTCTTTGGGGCGGACTTATTGGAGTCTTCCCTCAGTGTGGATTCTCTGCTGCAGCTTCAAACCTTTATGCAGGAAGAGTCATTACACTTGGCACTCTGATAGCAATATATCTATCTACTTCAGATGAGATGGTTCCTCTTTTTATTTCCGAGCAGGTGCCAATTCCTACTATGATCAAGATTTTGGCTATCAAGGCTCTCATCGGTATAATTGCAGGATTCATAATTGATTTTATTGTTCACGCATATCACAAAGCTCACAGCAAATCTGCAAATGATCCTGTACGTATAGAAGCTCTCTGCGAGAAAGAGCATTGCCACTGCGATGATGAGGAGGACACCGGATTTCTTGGCATTGCAAAGTCAGCTTTAGTTCACACTATCCACATATTCTTATTTGTGCTTGCTCTTTCACTTATTCTCAATCTTGTGATTGAACTCATAGGATCAGATAATGTAGCGCTTCTTCTCAAGACCAGCCCTGTTATCAGCCATATCCTTGCCGGAATTGTTGGACTTATTCCTAATTGCGCAGCTTCTGTTATCATAACTGAGCTGTACCTTGATCAGATGATCACTCTCGGAACCATGATGTCAGGTCTCCTTGTTGGCGCCGGTATCGGTCTTTTGGTTTTATTTAGAGTTAATGATGACAAAAAAGAGAACATTAACATTGCTATTTTGCTATTTGCTATAGGAACTGTTGTTGGACTTCTCATTGATTTACTGGGAATCACAATTTGA
- a CDS encoding TatD family hydrolase: protein MIFDTHAHYDDEQFDIDRESLIGSFKDAGIGNVVDIGASLETSQKAIDIAHEYDFFYAAVGVHPSEVEELNEDNIKKLYEWSRDDKCVAIGEIGLDYHWPDPAPELQKKWFKAQLDIAREVELPVVIHSRDAAADTLDILKSERVGEIGGVVHCFSYSREVAKQCVDMGLYIGIGGVLTFKNGRKMVEVVEQTPMDRILLETDCPYLAPEPFRGKRNNSTYLPYVVSKMAEIKGISEEEVIRITEENAKRMYKL, encoded by the coding sequence ATGATTTTTGATACGCATGCTCATTACGATGATGAGCAATTTGATATAGACAGAGAATCCCTGATTGGCTCTTTTAAGGATGCAGGGATCGGAAATGTAGTTGATATTGGAGCAAGCCTTGAAACTTCGCAGAAGGCAATAGATATAGCACATGAGTATGATTTCTTTTACGCGGCTGTGGGTGTTCATCCTTCGGAAGTAGAAGAGCTTAATGAAGATAACATCAAAAAGCTCTACGAATGGAGCAGAGATGATAAATGTGTGGCGATTGGAGAAATAGGGCTTGATTACCACTGGCCTGATCCGGCACCTGAGCTTCAGAAGAAATGGTTTAAAGCTCAGCTTGATATAGCAAGAGAGGTAGAGCTTCCGGTAGTCATTCACTCAAGAGATGCGGCGGCAGATACTTTGGATATTTTGAAGAGCGAGCGCGTAGGAGAGATTGGCGGAGTCGTTCACTGTTTTTCATATTCCAGAGAAGTTGCCAAGCAGTGTGTAGATATGGGATTATATATAGGTATCGGTGGTGTTCTTACATTCAAGAATGGCAGGAAAATGGTGGAGGTCGTAGAGCAGACTCCAATGGACAGGATATTACTTGAGACAGATTGTCCATATCTTGCCCCTGAGCCATTTAGAGGAAAAAGAAATAACTCTACCTATCTTCCTTATGTTGTCAGCAAGATGGCTGAGATAAAGGGTATTAGTGAGGAAGAGGTAATTAGGATCACTGAAGAAAACGCAAAGAGAATGTACAAGCTGTGA
- a CDS encoding aminotransferase class V-fold PLP-dependent enzyme: MGSLQDYRKDFDILNSGDYVYFDNAATSQRPRQVLDAVTNFYKTANANPLRGLYDWSVAATDAYENARCTVADFIGAKRAEEIIFTRNTTESLNLVAYSYGLENVHEEDEIVVSVMEHHSNLLPWQMVARKNGAKLVFLEPDEEGIISKEEYESKITDKTKIVAIGHVSNVMGITNPVKEIAEYAHSKGAIVVVDGAQSTPHMPVNVQEIGADFFALSGHKMLAPMGIGALYGRYELLEKMQPFLTGGEMIEYVTRTDATYAEIPHKFEAGTVNAGDAVGLAAAIEYIKNVGFDTIEEQELKLTKKLMEGLAKMPYIKVYGSKDYRKHCGIVTFTMEGVHPHDMSSVLNDDHVCIRAGHHCAQPLMQFIGAGSTARASVYFYNTEEEVDIFLDKLSKVREVMGYGA; encoded by the coding sequence ATGGGTAGTTTGCAGGATTATCGCAAGGACTTTGATATTTTGAATTCCGGCGATTACGTATATTTTGATAACGCAGCAACATCTCAGAGACCAAGACAGGTACTAGATGCTGTCACTAATTTCTATAAGACAGCTAATGCCAATCCTCTCAGAGGATTATATGATTGGAGCGTTGCAGCTACAGATGCATACGAAAATGCCAGATGCACAGTTGCTGATTTTATCGGTGCCAAAAGAGCGGAAGAAATTATTTTTACAAGAAATACTACAGAGTCACTTAATCTTGTGGCCTACAGTTATGGACTTGAAAATGTTCATGAAGAAGATGAGATTGTTGTTTCTGTAATGGAACATCACAGTAATCTTCTCCCATGGCAGATGGTAGCACGTAAGAATGGTGCTAAGCTTGTTTTTCTCGAGCCTGATGAAGAAGGCATTATTTCCAAAGAGGAATATGAATCCAAGATTACTGACAAGACCAAGATAGTTGCAATTGGCCATGTTTCTAATGTAATGGGAATTACTAATCCGGTTAAAGAAATAGCAGAATATGCTCATTCTAAGGGAGCAATAGTAGTTGTTGACGGAGCACAGTCAACTCCACATATGCCTGTGAACGTGCAGGAAATTGGAGCTGATTTCTTTGCACTTTCAGGACACAAGATGCTTGCACCAATGGGAATCGGTGCTCTTTATGGAAGATATGAGCTTCTTGAGAAAATGCAGCCATTTTTGACTGGTGGCGAGATGATCGAATATGTTACCAGAACAGATGCTACCTATGCTGAAATTCCTCATAAATTTGAAGCAGGTACAGTGAATGCAGGTGATGCTGTAGGACTTGCTGCTGCAATAGAGTATATTAAAAACGTAGGATTTGATACAATAGAAGAGCAAGAATTAAAACTTACCAAAAAGCTTATGGAAGGCCTTGCTAAAATGCCTTATATCAAGGTATATGGCTCTAAGGATTACAGAAAGCACTGTGGAATTGTGACATTTACCATGGAAGGAGTTCATCCTCATGATATGTCTTCTGTTCTAAACGATGATCATGTATGTATCAGAGCAGGACATCACTGTGCACAGCCTCTTATGCAGTTTATAGGAGCGGGATCCACTGCTAGAGCCAGTGTATATTTTTATAATACAGAAGAGGAAGTAGATATCTTCCTTGATAAGCTATCCAAGGTTAGAGAGGTTATGGGATATGGAGCTTAA
- the sufB gene encoding Fe-S cluster assembly protein SufB encodes MSDNKQIVADIDRSLYDFKDVESEKDFYRMAEGLTKETVLKVSEEKNDPEWMRDFRLKCLELYEQIKMPNWGPSIEGLDMDRISSYVRHKSDMKGKWEDVPEDIKNTFEKLGIPQAERESLAGVGAQYDSELVYHNVKDEVAAQGVIYTDLESAIHGEYADMIKEHFMKLVPPTDHKFAALHGAVWSGGSFVYVPKGVKVEIPLQSYFRLNAAGAGQFEHTLIIVDEGADLHFIEGCSAPKYNVANLHAGCVELFVGKGARLRYSTIENWSKNMYNLNTKRAVVEENGIMEWVSGSFGSHTSYLYPMTILKGNGSKMEFTGITFAGKGQNLDTGAKVVHVGERTSSVISTKSISKDGGIGTYRSSVTIQKTAKKAKASVSCDSLMLDSISRADTVPAMDIRTNDADVGHEAKIGRISDEAIFYLMSRGISEEDAKAMIVSGFANPVSKELPLEYAVEMNNLIKLEMSGH; translated from the coding sequence ATGAGCGATAACAAACAGATTGTGGCCGATATCGACCGCAGTTTATATGATTTTAAGGATGTGGAGTCAGAAAAAGACTTCTATCGTATGGCAGAAGGTCTCACAAAAGAAACAGTTCTCAAGGTATCTGAGGAGAAGAACGATCCTGAATGGATGCGCGATTTCAGACTTAAATGTCTTGAGCTGTATGAACAGATCAAGATGCCAAATTGGGGCCCTAGCATAGAGGGACTTGATATGGACAGAATATCTTCTTATGTACGACATAAGTCAGACATGAAGGGTAAGTGGGAAGATGTTCCTGAGGATATCAAGAACACATTTGAGAAACTTGGAATTCCACAGGCAGAGAGAGAATCTCTTGCAGGTGTTGGTGCTCAGTATGACTCAGAGCTTGTTTATCACAATGTCAAAGATGAAGTAGCTGCTCAGGGCGTTATTTATACTGACCTTGAGAGCGCCATTCACGGCGAATATGCTGACATGATCAAGGAACACTTCATGAAACTTGTGCCTCCTACAGATCACAAGTTTGCAGCACTTCATGGAGCTGTTTGGTCAGGCGGATCTTTTGTTTATGTTCCTAAGGGAGTTAAGGTAGAAATACCACTTCAGTCATATTTTAGACTGAATGCTGCCGGAGCAGGACAGTTTGAGCACACACTTATTATAGTTGATGAGGGAGCTGATCTTCACTTTATCGAAGGTTGTTCAGCACCTAAGTATAATGTAGCCAATCTCCATGCCGGCTGTGTAGAGCTTTTTGTCGGCAAGGGGGCGAGACTTCGTTACTCAACAATTGAGAACTGGTCCAAAAATATGTATAACCTTAATACCAAGAGAGCTGTTGTTGAGGAAAACGGAATAATGGAGTGGGTATCAGGATCCTTTGGTTCTCACACATCTTACCTGTATCCTATGACTATCCTCAAAGGAAATGGTTCCAAGATGGAATTTACAGGTATCACTTTTGCAGGTAAGGGACAGAATCTTGATACAGGAGCCAAGGTTGTTCATGTAGGAGAGAGAACTTCTTCTGTTATTTCTACCAAGTCAATTTCCAAGGACGGTGGAATTGGTACTTACAGGAGTAGCGTAACTATCCAGAAGACAGCCAAGAAAGCGAAGGCATCAGTATCATGTGATTCCCTGATGCTTGATAGTATTTCACGAGCAGATACAGTCCCTGCAATGGATATTCGTACTAATGACGCTGATGTAGGACACGAGGCCAAGATAGGAAGAATCAGTGATGAAGCGATTTTCTATCTTATGTCACGAGGAATCAGTGAGGAGGATGCCAAGGCTATGATCGTAAGCGGCTTTGCTAATCCGGTTTCCAAAGAGCTGCCTCTTGAATATGCTGTTGAGATGAACAATCTGATCAAGCTTGAAATGAGCGGTCACTGA